A single region of the Vidua macroura isolate BioBank_ID:100142 chromosome 12, ASM2450914v1, whole genome shotgun sequence genome encodes:
- the RASL12 gene encoding ras-like protein family member 12 isoform X1 encodes MSSMFGKPRASTERPPQNSLPECNVAILGCRGAGKSALTVKFLTKRFISEYDPNLEDTYSSEELVDQQPVLLKVMDTADQDGPGNCERYLCWASAFLVVYSIDNRKSFEGCQRYLEVLALHARGCQRRCPVLLLGNKLDMEQYRQVLSAEGMSLASRFGCLFHEVSACQDFARVQHVFHEAVREVRRQAEWNLPVRPLFISEERPCPPVATPVALPTHHSLATCTFNTLSPVNYKEIPSVAQAKLVTVKSSRAQSKRKAPTLTLLKGFKIF; translated from the exons ATGTCCTCGATGTTCGGCAAACCCCGAGCCAGCACCGAGCGGCCGCCCCAGAATTCCCTCCCCGAGTGCAACGTGGccatcctgggctgcagaggggccGGCAAGTCAG ctctgaccGTGAAGTTTCTAACCAAGAGGTTCATCAGTGAATATGATCCCAACTTGG AGGACACCTACTCCTCAGAGGAGCTGGTGGACCAGCAGCCTGTGCTCTTGAAGGTGATGGACACTGCTGACCAG GATGGCCCCGGGAACTGCGAGCGCTACCTGTGCTGGGCCAGCGCCTTCCTGGTTGTCTACAGCATCGACAACAGGAAGAGCTTCGAGGGCTGCCAGCGCTACCTCGAGGTGCTCGCCCTGCACGCGCGGGGCTGCCAGCGCCGCTGCCCCGTGCTCCTGCTGGGAAACAAGCTGGACATGGAGCAGTACAG GCAGGTGCTCTCAGCAGAAGGGATGTCCCTCGCCAGCAGGTTTGGGTGCCTCTTCCATGAGGTGTCAGCATGCCAGGACTTCGCTCGGGTGCAGCACGTCTTCCACGAGGCCGTGCGGGAGGTGCGGCGCCAGGCGGAGTGGAACCTTCCCGTGCGGCCACTCTTCATCTCCGAGGAGCGGCCCTGCCCGCCCGTGGCCACGCCGGTGGCCCTGCCCACCCACCACAGCTTGGCCACCTGCACCTTCAACACCCTCTCCCCTGTCAACTACAAGGAGATCCCCTCGGTGGCGCAGGCCAAGCTGGTCACCGTCAAGTCCTCGCGGGCTCAGAGCAAAAGGAAGGCTCCCACACTCACCTTGCTGAAAGGCTTCAAGATATTTTAG
- the SLC51B gene encoding organic solute transporter subunit beta, with the protein MKFFWIIPFFLLQAEAEHKYLPTTLASTHVDEHTAGNVTLPLGLELEQLEELLWFFRREDPSTWNYSVLALSLATMILGLVLLTINIVRNRKRKILVNGEAAQTTQEADLDAKQALMPVQEYSPAEPLKQQPGPQDQRPGDVMVQWKDGTVTSLYTEMSEEAI; encoded by the exons ATGAAGTTCTTCTGGataatcccatttttcctgctgcaag CTGAGGCAGAGCACAAGTACCTCCCAACCACCCTGGCCAGCACACACGTGGACGAGCACACAGCAGGCAATGTTACCCTTCCACTGGGCTTGGAACTGGaacagctggaggagctgctctggttCTTCCGCAGAGAAGACC CCTCAACATGGAATTATTCCGTTCTTGCACTTTCCCTCGCGACCATGATTTTGGGTCTTGTTCTTCTGACCATTAACATTGTGCGAAACAG gaaaaggaagatCCTTGTGAATGGAGAAGCAGCACAAACCACACAAGAAGCTGACCTCGATGCCAAGCAAGCCCTGATGCCTGTGCAGGAATACAGCCCGGCTGAGCCActaaagcagcagccagggcccCAGGACCAGAGACCAGGGGATGTGATGGTCCAGTGGAAGGACGGGACTGTCACGTCCCTGTACACAGAGATGTCTGAGGAGGCCATATAG
- the RASL12 gene encoding ras-like protein family member 12 isoform X3, whose protein sequence is MSSMFGKPRASTERPPQNSLPECNVAILGCRGAGKSALTVKFLTKRFISEYDPNLEDTYSSEELVDQQPVLLKVMDTADQDGPGNCERYLCWASAFLVVYSIDNRKSFEGCQRYLEVLALHARGCQRRCPVLLLGNKLDMEQYRCSQQKGCPSPAGLGASSMRCQHARTSLGCSTSSTRPCGRCGARRSGTFPCGHSSSPRSGPARPWPRRWPCPPTTAWPPAPSTPSPLSTTRRSPRWRRPSWSPSSPRGLRAKGRLPHSPC, encoded by the exons ATGTCCTCGATGTTCGGCAAACCCCGAGCCAGCACCGAGCGGCCGCCCCAGAATTCCCTCCCCGAGTGCAACGTGGccatcctgggctgcagaggggccGGCAAGTCAG ctctgaccGTGAAGTTTCTAACCAAGAGGTTCATCAGTGAATATGATCCCAACTTGG AGGACACCTACTCCTCAGAGGAGCTGGTGGACCAGCAGCCTGTGCTCTTGAAGGTGATGGACACTGCTGACCAG GATGGCCCCGGGAACTGCGAGCGCTACCTGTGCTGGGCCAGCGCCTTCCTGGTTGTCTACAGCATCGACAACAGGAAGAGCTTCGAGGGCTGCCAGCGCTACCTCGAGGTGCTCGCCCTGCACGCGCGGGGCTGCCAGCGCCGCTGCCCCGTGCTCCTGCTGGGAAACAAGCTGGACATGGAGCAGTACAG GTGCTCTCAGCAGAAGGGATGTCCCTCGCCAGCAGGTTTGGGTGCCTCTTCCATGAGGTGTCAGCATGCCAGGACTTCGCTCGGGTGCAGCACGTCTTCCACGAGGCCGTGCGGGAGGTGCGGCGCCAGGCGGAGTGGAACCTTCCCGTGCGGCCACTCTTCATCTCCGAGGAGCGGCCCTGCCCGCCCGTGGCCACGCCGGTGGCCCTGCCCACCCACCACAGCTTGGCCACCTGCACCTTCAACACCCTCTCCCCTGTCAACTACAAGGAGATCCCCTCGGTGGCGCAGGCCAAGCTGGTCACCGTCAAGTCCTCGCGGGCTCAGAGCAAAAGGAAGGCTCCCACACTCACCTTGCTGA
- the RASL12 gene encoding ras-like protein family member 12 isoform X2, producing MSSMFGKPRASTERPPQNSLPECNVAILGCRGAGKSALTVKFLTKRFISEYDPNLEDTYSSEELVDQQPVLLKVMDTADQDGPGNCERYLCWASAFLVVYSIDNRKSFEGCQRYLEVLALHARGCQRRCPVLLLGNKLDMEQYRYRARGRCSQQKGCPSPAGLGASSMRCQHARTSLGCSTSSTRPCGRCGARRSGTFPCGHSSSPRSGPARPWPRRWPCPPTTAWPPAPSTPSPLSTTRRSPRWRRPSWSPSSPRGLRAKGRLPHSPC from the exons ATGTCCTCGATGTTCGGCAAACCCCGAGCCAGCACCGAGCGGCCGCCCCAGAATTCCCTCCCCGAGTGCAACGTGGccatcctgggctgcagaggggccGGCAAGTCAG ctctgaccGTGAAGTTTCTAACCAAGAGGTTCATCAGTGAATATGATCCCAACTTGG AGGACACCTACTCCTCAGAGGAGCTGGTGGACCAGCAGCCTGTGCTCTTGAAGGTGATGGACACTGCTGACCAG GATGGCCCCGGGAACTGCGAGCGCTACCTGTGCTGGGCCAGCGCCTTCCTGGTTGTCTACAGCATCGACAACAGGAAGAGCTTCGAGGGCTGCCAGCGCTACCTCGAGGTGCTCGCCCTGCACGCGCGGGGCTGCCAGCGCCGCTGCCCCGTGCTCCTGCTGGGAAACAAGCTGGACATGGAGCAGTACAGGTACCGGGCACGCG GCAGGTGCTCTCAGCAGAAGGGATGTCCCTCGCCAGCAGGTTTGGGTGCCTCTTCCATGAGGTGTCAGCATGCCAGGACTTCGCTCGGGTGCAGCACGTCTTCCACGAGGCCGTGCGGGAGGTGCGGCGCCAGGCGGAGTGGAACCTTCCCGTGCGGCCACTCTTCATCTCCGAGGAGCGGCCCTGCCCGCCCGTGGCCACGCCGGTGGCCCTGCCCACCCACCACAGCTTGGCCACCTGCACCTTCAACACCCTCTCCCCTGTCAACTACAAGGAGATCCCCTCGGTGGCGCAGGCCAAGCTGGTCACCGTCAAGTCCTCGCGGGCTCAGAGCAAAAGGAAGGCTCCCACACTCACCTTGCTGA
- the KBTBD13 gene encoding kelch repeat and BTB domain-containing protein 13, which yields MTPEEEGSQAGPPERVRIRVEEQSFLVEKTLLVESSEYFRALFRSGMRESTQEEIGLGELSAAGFLAMLRVLAGERPILGSEETFQAVECAAFLQVKPLAKYLIHSINSDNCILLYQAAAIFGLLDLFHCAALYIRDSYAELEEYLDCLSDDLLAYVEALLPSTFVAVGAHTPTFEFLEDLSRTICYLDEETNTWRTLSCLPLSASTFLAGMATMDNKIYIVGGVYGANKQVVESSFCYDADANAWSEFPSPHQLRYDVRLVGHEGYLYAIGGEYEKISLKSVERYDLASSTWTFVSDLPQPSTAAPCAQALGQIFVCLWQPLDTTVIYEYETQQDAWLPVTELKRHQSYGHCMVAHRDNLYVMRNGPYDDFLRCVIDCFNLTSRQWSALPGQFMNSKGALFTAVVRGDTIYTVNKMLTLLYSVEEETWKQKKERAGFPRSGSLQTFLLRLPRRDHDIAT from the coding sequence ATGACCCCAGAGGAGGAAGGCTCCCAGGCCGGACCCCCGGAGCGGGTGCGTATCCGGGTGGAGGAACAGTCATTCTTGGTGGAGAAGACCTTGCTGGTGGAGAGCAGTGAGTACTTCCGTGCCCTCTTCCGCTCGGGCATGAGGGAGAGCACGCAGGAGGAGATCGGCCTGGGGGAGCTGAGTGCAGCCGGGTTCCTCGCCATGCTGCGGGTGCTGGCGGGCGAGAGGCCCATCCTTGGCAGCGAGGAGACCTTCCAGGCAGTGGAATGTGCTGCCTTCCTGCAGGTGAAGCCCTTGGCCAAGTACTTGATCCACTCCATCAACTCTGACAACTGCATCCTGCTGTACCAAGCCGCTGCCATATTCGGCCTCCTGGATCTCTTCCACTGCGCCGCACTCTACATCAGGGACAGCTACGCCGAGCTGGAGGAGTACCTGGACTGCCTCTCCGATGACCTGCTGGCCTACGTGGAAGCCCTCCTACCCAGCACCTTTGTGGCAGTGGGAGCCCACACACCCACCTTCGAGTTCTTGGAGGACCTCTCCAGGACCATCTGCTACTTGGACGAGGAGACCAACACATGGAGGACCCTCTCCTGCCTTCCGCTGAGCGCCAGCACATTCCTAGCCGGCATGGCAACCATGGATAATAAGATCTACATCGTGGGTGGCGTCTACGGGGCCAACAAGCAGGTGGTGGAGAGCAGCTTCTGCTACGATGCTGATGCCAATGCCTGGAGCGAGTTCCCCAGCCCTCACCAGCTGCGCTACGATGTCAGGCTGGTGGGCCACGAGGGCTACCTCTACGCCATCGGCGGCGAGTACGAGAAGATCTCGCTCAAGTCCGTGGAGAGGTACGACctggcctccagcacctggacgTTCGTCTCTGACCTGCCGCAACCGAGCACGGCAGCGCCCTGTGCCCAAGCCTTGGGGCAGATCTTCGTTTGCTTGTGGCAGCCACTGGACACCACTGTCATCTACGAGTACGAGACCCAGCAAGACGCGTGGCTTCCCGTCACCGAGCTCAAGCGGCACCAGAGCTACGGGCACTGCATGGTGGCCCATCGTGACAACCTCTACGTCATGCGCAACGGCCCCTACGACGACTTCTTGCGTTGTGTCATCGACTGCTTCAACCTGACGTCGCGGCAGTGGAGCGCCCTGCCCGGGCAGTTCATGAACAGCAAGGGAGCTCTCTTCACCGCCGTCGTCAGGGGTGACACCATCTACACCGTCAACAAGATGCTGACGCTGCTCTACTCCGTGGAAGAGGAGACCTGGAAGCAGAAGAAGGAGCGGGCAGGTTTCCCACGCAGCGGCTCCCTGCAGACCTTCCTGCTGCGGCTGCCGAGACGTGACCATGACATCGCGACGTAG